The proteins below are encoded in one region of Streptomyces cyanogenus:
- a CDS encoding sugar phosphate isomerase/epimerase family protein, with product MAHPTPLDRIRVGSAPDSWGVWFPDDPQQVPWERFLDEVAEAGYDWIELGPYGYLPTDPARLTDEVAKRNLKVSAGTVFTGLHRGPAVWEETWAHVGQVAALTQAMGARHLVVIPSFWRDDKTAEILEPPELTAEQWAHLAKGMERLGHEVKETYGLDIVVHPHADTHIDTEEHVERFLDSTDGELVNLCLDTGHYAYCGGDSVKLIETYGERIGYLHLKQVDPDILAEVVAGGVPFGPAVQRGVMCEPPSGVPELGPVLQAAQRLGVELFAIVEQDMYPCEPDKPLPIAVRTRRFLRSCGA from the coding sequence ATGGCGCATCCCACACCGCTCGACCGCATCCGGGTCGGCTCGGCCCCGGACTCCTGGGGCGTCTGGTTCCCCGACGATCCGCAGCAGGTGCCCTGGGAACGGTTCCTCGACGAGGTCGCCGAGGCCGGCTACGACTGGATCGAACTGGGCCCCTACGGCTACCTGCCCACCGACCCGGCACGGCTCACCGACGAGGTGGCCAAGCGGAACCTCAAGGTCTCGGCGGGCACGGTCTTCACCGGCCTGCACCGCGGCCCCGCCGTCTGGGAGGAGACCTGGGCGCACGTCGGCCAGGTCGCCGCGCTCACCCAGGCGATGGGCGCCCGGCACCTGGTGGTCATCCCCTCCTTCTGGCGGGACGACAAGACCGCAGAGATCCTGGAGCCGCCCGAGCTGACCGCCGAGCAGTGGGCGCACCTGGCGAAGGGCATGGAACGGCTCGGCCACGAGGTCAAGGAGACCTACGGCCTCGACATCGTCGTCCACCCGCACGCCGACACCCACATCGACACCGAGGAACACGTCGAGCGCTTCCTGGACTCGACCGACGGCGAGCTGGTCAACCTCTGCCTGGACACCGGGCACTACGCCTACTGCGGCGGGGACAGCGTCAAGCTGATCGAGACCTACGGCGAGCGCATCGGGTACCTGCACCTCAAGCAGGTCGACCCGGACATCCTCGCCGAGGTCGTCGCGGGCGGGGTGCCGTTCGGGCCGGCCGTGCAGCGCGGGGTGATGTGCGAACCGCCGTCCGGGGTCCCGGAGCTGGGGCCGGTGCTGCAGGCGGCGCAGCGGCTGGGCGTGGAGCTGTTCGCGATCGTCGAGCAGGACATGTACCCGTGCGAGCCGGACAAGCCGCTGCCGATCGCCGTACGCACCCGGCGCTTCCTGCGGTCCTGCGGGGCCTGA
- a CDS encoding Gfo/Idh/MocA family protein: MRIGILGLGRIGAFHAETLSGLDAVESLVVTDPFADAAKAAAERFGAEVADSPEALLAAGVDGLVVAAATDAHPALILAGVEAGVPVFCEKPVARTMSEGVEVLKAVQGSDVPIQIGYNRRFDAGFVAARAAVQAGELGKLHTVRSTTLDPAPPPAAYVAASGGIFRDCAVHDFDIIRWVTGREVTEVYAVGGNRGADYIRAAGDADTTGAILTLDDGTIAVVSNSRHNKRGYDVRMELHGFADSIAVGLDDKLPLRSVEPGVGFPSGTPHDFFMDRFTDAYRAELTAFTEVVAGTRPSPCTVEDALESGWIAEACTLSLHEHRPVTPAEVRQG; the protein is encoded by the coding sequence ATGCGTATCGGAATCCTCGGCCTCGGCCGCATCGGCGCCTTCCACGCCGAGACCCTCTCCGGCCTCGACGCCGTCGAGTCGCTCGTCGTCACCGACCCGTTCGCGGACGCGGCCAAGGCCGCCGCCGAGCGGTTCGGTGCCGAGGTCGCGGACTCGCCCGAGGCCCTGCTGGCGGCCGGCGTGGACGGCCTCGTCGTCGCGGCGGCCACCGACGCCCACCCCGCCCTGATCCTGGCCGGTGTCGAGGCCGGTGTCCCGGTCTTCTGCGAGAAGCCCGTCGCCCGGACGATGAGCGAGGGCGTCGAGGTCCTCAAGGCGGTGCAGGGCAGCGACGTGCCGATCCAGATCGGCTACAACCGGCGCTTCGACGCGGGCTTCGTCGCCGCGCGGGCCGCCGTACAGGCCGGTGAGCTGGGCAAGCTGCACACCGTCCGGTCCACGACCCTGGACCCGGCGCCGCCCCCGGCCGCCTACGTCGCCGCGTCCGGCGGCATCTTCCGCGACTGTGCCGTGCACGACTTCGACATCATCCGCTGGGTGACGGGCCGTGAGGTCACGGAGGTGTACGCGGTGGGCGGCAACCGGGGCGCCGACTACATCAGGGCGGCGGGCGACGCCGACACCACCGGCGCGATCCTGACCCTGGACGACGGCACCATCGCGGTGGTGTCCAACTCCCGGCACAACAAGCGTGGTTACGACGTGCGCATGGAGCTCCACGGCTTCGCCGACTCCATCGCCGTCGGCTTGGACGACAAGCTGCCGCTGCGCTCGGTCGAGCCCGGCGTTGGCTTCCCGTCCGGCACCCCGCACGACTTCTTCATGGACCGCTTCACCGACGCCTACCGCGCCGAACTGACGGCGTTCACCGAGGTCGTGGCGGGCACCCGGCCCTCCCCGTGCACCGTCGAGGACGCCCTGGAGTCCGGCTGGATCGCCGAGGCCTGCACGCTGTCCCTGCACGAGCACCGGCCGGTGACGCCGGCCGAGGTGCGGCAGGGCTGA
- a CDS encoding LacI family DNA-binding transcriptional regulator — protein MGHPFPIREIARQAGLSEATVDRVLNGRGGVRESTAREVHRAIADLDRQRTQVRLVGRTFMVDIVAQAPERFTTAVRAALEAELPALHPAVVRSRFHFRETGPVRELVGTLDRIARRGSQGVILKAPDVPEVTAAVGRLAAAGVPVVTLVTDLPTSGRVGYVGIDNRAAGATAAYLMGQWLGDRPGNVLTSLSSGFFRNEEEREMGFRSVMRARQPQRALVEITEGQGLDATQYDLVRAALDRDPEIRAVYSIGGGNDATLRAFADLGRDCAVFVAHDLDHDNTRLLREHRLSAVLHHDLRHDLREACHEVMRFHGALPPAGPVLPSAIQVVTPYNMPTG, from the coding sequence ATGGGCCACCCGTTCCCGATCCGGGAGATCGCACGTCAGGCCGGTCTGAGCGAGGCCACCGTCGACCGCGTGCTGAACGGCAGGGGAGGGGTGCGGGAGAGCACCGCGCGGGAGGTGCACCGGGCCATCGCCGACCTCGACCGGCAGCGCACCCAGGTCCGGCTGGTCGGCCGTACCTTCATGGTCGACATCGTGGCGCAGGCGCCCGAACGTTTCACCACCGCCGTACGCGCGGCCCTGGAGGCCGAACTGCCCGCGCTGCACCCGGCCGTCGTCCGCTCCCGCTTCCACTTCCGCGAGACCGGACCGGTCCGGGAACTGGTCGGCACCCTGGACCGGATCGCCCGGCGCGGCTCGCAGGGCGTGATCCTCAAGGCCCCGGACGTCCCCGAGGTCACCGCGGCGGTCGGCCGGCTCGCCGCCGCAGGCGTCCCGGTCGTCACCCTCGTCACCGACCTGCCCACGAGCGGCCGCGTCGGCTACGTCGGCATCGACAACCGGGCGGCCGGCGCGACCGCCGCCTACCTGATGGGCCAGTGGCTCGGCGACCGGCCCGGCAACGTCCTCACCAGCCTCAGCAGCGGCTTCTTCCGCAACGAGGAGGAGCGCGAGATGGGGTTCCGCAGCGTGATGCGGGCCCGGCAGCCGCAGCGCGCGCTGGTGGAGATCACCGAGGGGCAGGGCCTGGACGCCACCCAGTACGACCTGGTCCGCGCCGCCCTGGACCGCGACCCGGAGATCCGGGCGGTGTACTCCATCGGCGGCGGCAACGACGCCACCCTGCGGGCCTTCGCCGACCTCGGCCGCGACTGCGCGGTGTTCGTCGCCCACGACCTGGACCACGACAACACCCGCCTGCTGCGTGAGCACCGCCTGTCCGCCGTGCTCCACCACGACCTGCGGCACGATCTGCGCGAGGCCTGCCACGAGGTGATGCGCTTCCACGGGGCCCTGCCGCCCGCCGGGCCGGTGCTGCCGTCGGCGATCCAGGTGGTCACCCCGTACAACATGCCTACGGGCTGA